One window from the genome of Pseudodesulfovibrio alkaliphilus encodes:
- a CDS encoding biotin carboxylase N-terminal domain-containing protein, producing the protein MSGAGHRVLIANRGEIAMRVMRACVGLGIDFVCVHTSEDVHSGHVRLARELGGDGAVYRIHSYLDANELFAVADAAKATAVHPGYGFFAEDFRFARRVVRRDRPMEFIGPSWWVIRDLGDKINTKRIARSLNVPTVPGSDRPVYSEMEADEIAASLFEFQATQGIIDGVIMVKASAGGGGMGIEEVGSFDEFRSVFRRIRNYAKRNFGDEGVLIEQRIFDFNHLEVQVVSERGGKNHVHFGTRNCSIQSTGKQKRVEVAPGFAPGTVPYTFDAARVLADITEYSLAMAREAGYDNVGTWEWIVTPRGEPFLMEVNTRIQVENGVSAVISRVKDRPVDIITEQVRLALGESLGYSQEDIAFKGVGIEYRIVAESPDNRFTPCAGTVTRLSWQDHDWLRVFTQVPRDVPYEIPMEYDPNLALAIVWGADLDEAKARGQRFLNELVLEGTGAGRDGAFYTNIRYLSGMTGKILEF; encoded by the coding sequence ATGTCAGGAGCCGGACACAGGGTGCTTATTGCCAACCGGGGCGAGATTGCCATGCGGGTCATGCGGGCCTGTGTGGGGCTCGGTATCGACTTTGTCTGCGTTCATACCTCCGAGGATGTCCACAGCGGTCATGTCCGGTTGGCCAGGGAGCTGGGCGGCGACGGGGCGGTCTATCGCATCCATTCCTATCTCGACGCCAACGAACTGTTTGCCGTGGCCGATGCGGCCAAGGCCACAGCCGTGCATCCCGGCTACGGTTTTTTTGCCGAAGATTTCCGTTTCGCCCGCCGCGTGGTGCGCCGCGACCGGCCCATGGAGTTCATTGGGCCGTCCTGGTGGGTCATCCGCGACCTGGGCGACAAGATCAACACCAAGCGTATCGCCCGCAGTCTGAACGTCCCCACCGTGCCCGGCTCGGACAGGCCGGTCTACAGTGAAATGGAGGCGGACGAGATCGCGGCCAGCCTCTTCGAGTTCCAGGCGACCCAGGGTATCATCGACGGCGTGATCATGGTCAAGGCTTCTGCCGGGGGCGGGGGCATGGGCATCGAGGAGGTGGGCAGTTTCGACGAGTTCCGCTCCGTTTTCCGGCGTATCCGCAACTATGCCAAGCGCAACTTTGGTGACGAGGGCGTACTTATCGAGCAGCGTATTTTCGATTTCAACCACCTGGAGGTGCAGGTGGTCTCCGAGCGCGGCGGCAAAAACCATGTCCATTTCGGGACGCGCAACTGCTCCATCCAGAGCACGGGCAAGCAAAAACGGGTCGAGGTCGCTCCCGGTTTTGCGCCGGGAACCGTGCCCTATACTTTTGACGCGGCCAGGGTCCTGGCCGACATCACGGAGTACTCGCTGGCCATGGCCCGGGAGGCGGGATACGACAACGTGGGCACCTGGGAGTGGATAGTCACCCCCAGGGGGGAGCCTTTCCTGATGGAGGTCAATACACGCATCCAGGTGGAGAATGGCGTCTCGGCCGTGATCTCGCGCGTGAAAGACCGCCCGGTGGACATCATCACCGAGCAGGTGCGTCTGGCTCTTGGCGAGTCGCTGGGCTACTCGCAGGAGGACATCGCTTTCAAAGGGGTCGGCATCGAATACCGCATAGTGGCCGAGAGTCCCGATAACCGCTTCACCCCTTGTGCCGGGACCGTCACCCGCCTTTCCTGGCAGGACCACGATTGGTTGCGGGTCTTCACCCAGGTGCCTCGTGATGTACCCTATGAAATCCCCATGGAGTACGACCCGAATCTGGCCCTGGCCATTGTCTGGGGTGCGGATCTGGACGAGGCCAAGGCTCGCGGCCAGCGCTTTCTCAATGAATTGGTTCTTGAGGGCACAGGGGCGGGCAGGGACGGCGCTTTCTATACAAACATCCGGTATCTTTCCGGTATGACTGGAAAAATCCTGGAGTTCTGA
- a CDS encoding acetyl-CoA carboxylase carboxyl transferase subunit alpha/beta produces the protein MDIDRRIQDIKDRLAYIRDIFGGKEDEHIRLLTAKLGEVLARDAATPGGVQAEEMSRLEDLFAFSERKLDTQLTPMDRVRIVRHPQRICLKDILENVYDNYTEIGGRGEFNIDPSMLIARAYFARRVGERIVNQMVMVIGQEKGHGEAFRNGGSVKPWGNAKALHYMKVAETENIPIHTFVFTPGAYPVEDWPGAAQQIARNLYEMAALRVPLVAVFSEGGSGGAEAVSLADRRIMLSHGYYSVISPEGAAAIEGGLRGASRATPELIEKCARQLRITALDNLENGYVDRVLQEPPLGARPTHFDFFRDLRRELIQATNEAVSEVKPMKLFRAMAVRSSVGDAEAVFMRWSLSGSAQNRLVDLRQRKFRAMSRHACLDGTGLIKRMAASARGTVWAANSFLRYDLLGRQKKRLDAMLEDLGAEAHIVRRKLLMPLKRVMDSILPVANVEQQKKGDEVRDRLTRLSCPEDGACLVGSEWAWISPRSQEDRTVSCPQVRTHHCPDLWVPDLYGDFAGVCPSCGHHFPMEYPWYLHNVFDYDRAREFNQRLESINPLGYEQFEAKLDQAKARTGLKSACITFETVINGVAAVVAVLCAPFRGGSVGAAEGEKFIRAAERAGRKRQPFIAYVHGTAGIRIQEGVNGVIQMPRCTIAVRRYIDRGGLYLVLYDTNSYAGPVASFLGCSPYQFAVHSSNIGFAGPGVIAETTGMAVSPDYHSAYHALSRGHIHGVWDRREVRKNLHQALLTMGGRNLYYR, from the coding sequence ATGGACATTGATAGACGGATCCAGGACATCAAAGACCGCCTTGCTTATATCCGCGACATATTCGGAGGCAAGGAAGACGAGCACATCCGCCTGCTTACAGCCAAGCTTGGCGAGGTGCTGGCCCGCGATGCCGCCACCCCCGGCGGTGTTCAGGCCGAGGAGATGTCCCGGCTTGAGGATCTCTTCGCCTTTTCCGAGCGCAAGCTCGACACCCAGCTTACCCCCATGGACCGGGTGCGTATCGTGCGCCACCCCCAGCGCATCTGCCTCAAGGACATCCTGGAAAATGTCTACGACAATTACACCGAAATCGGCGGGCGGGGCGAGTTCAACATTGATCCGAGCATGCTCATCGCCAGGGCTTACTTCGCCCGGCGGGTGGGCGAGCGGATCGTCAACCAGATGGTCATGGTCATCGGCCAGGAAAAGGGGCATGGCGAGGCGTTTCGCAATGGCGGTTCGGTCAAGCCGTGGGGCAATGCCAAGGCTCTGCACTACATGAAAGTGGCCGAGACCGAGAATATTCCGATCCATACCTTTGTCTTCACACCCGGAGCGTATCCGGTGGAGGACTGGCCCGGCGCGGCCCAGCAGATTGCCCGAAATCTCTATGAAATGGCCGCTCTCAGGGTGCCCCTGGTTGCGGTCTTTTCCGAGGGCGGCTCAGGCGGGGCCGAGGCTGTGAGTCTTGCCGATCGGCGGATCATGCTCTCCCACGGCTATTACTCGGTCATTTCCCCTGAGGGGGCAGCGGCCATCGAAGGCGGTTTGCGCGGCGCAAGCCGGGCCACGCCAGAACTCATCGAGAAATGCGCCCGCCAGTTGCGCATCACCGCCCTGGACAATCTGGAAAACGGTTATGTGGACCGTGTTCTCCAGGAGCCCCCCTTGGGGGCCCGGCCTACGCACTTCGATTTTTTTCGGGATCTGCGACGCGAGTTGATCCAGGCCACCAACGAGGCTGTCAGCGAGGTCAAGCCCATGAAGCTCTTCCGGGCCATGGCCGTGCGCTCCAGCGTCGGCGATGCCGAGGCCGTCTTCATGCGCTGGAGTCTTTCGGGATCTGCCCAGAACCGGCTGGTGGATCTGCGTCAACGCAAGTTTCGGGCAATGAGCCGCCACGCATGCCTGGACGGCACCGGCCTGATCAAGCGCATGGCCGCCTCGGCCAGGGGAACTGTCTGGGCGGCCAATTCCTTTTTGCGCTACGATCTGCTTGGGCGGCAGAAGAAGCGGCTGGACGCCATGCTTGAAGACCTTGGGGCAGAGGCTCATATCGTGCGGCGCAAGTTGCTCATGCCGCTGAAGAGGGTCATGGACAGCATCCTGCCCGTGGCCAACGTGGAGCAGCAGAAAAAGGGCGATGAGGTCAGGGACAGGTTAACCCGGCTCTCCTGCCCCGAGGACGGAGCCTGTCTGGTCGGCAGCGAGTGGGCGTGGATCAGCCCGCGCAGCCAGGAGGACAGGACAGTCTCCTGCCCACAGGTGCGTACGCATCACTGCCCGGACCTGTGGGTGCCTGACCTGTACGGAGATTTTGCCGGGGTCTGCCCCAGCTGCGGCCACCATTTCCCCATGGAATACCCGTGGTACCTCCACAATGTTTTCGATTATGACCGCGCTCGGGAGTTCAATCAGCGATTGGAGTCCATCAATCCGCTGGGGTATGAGCAGTTCGAAGCCAAGCTTGATCAGGCCAAGGCGCGAACCGGCCTGAAGTCGGCCTGCATCACCTTTGAAACGGTCATCAACGGGGTTGCGGCCGTGGTGGCTGTTCTTTGCGCCCCCTTTCGCGGCGGCAGCGTGGGCGCGGCCGAGGGCGAAAAGTTCATCCGTGCCGCCGAGCGGGCCGGGCGCAAACGTCAGCCCTTCATCGCCTATGTCCACGGCACCGCGGGCATTCGCATTCAGGAGGGGGTCAACGGCGTCATCCAGATGCCGCGTTGCACCATTGCCGTGCGCCGATACATCGACCGGGGCGGCCTCTATCTCGTGCTCTACGACACCAACTCCTATGCGGGGCCGGTCGCCAGCTTTCTCGGCTGCTCGCCCTATCAGTTCGCGGTCCATTCTTCGAATATCGGCTTTGCCGGGCCGGGCGTCATCGCCGAGACCACTGGCATGGCCGTGTCCCCGGACTATCACAGCGCCTACCATGCCCTCTCCCGCGGGCATATCCACGGCGTATGGGACCGCAGGGAGGTCAGGAAGAACCTGCATCAAGCCCTCTTGACCATGGGTGGGCGCAACCTTTACTATCGTTAG
- a CDS encoding OmpA/MotB family protein, which yields MSEDYESILGIHEEEDDSGQEWLTTFADLALLLLVFFVLLYSMSTIDTEKFSKTFSSVTQALQGKLEQVSTSRITQEEAGVLIDQAIMRRQIVESQRKVFAEVKTLQTKKGVEGVVSANFEDGVITLRVPGDVMFASGQVALSPRGVEVVAALKDFFIKHRDQNIKIIGYTDNINPSKNSRFVDNWEISALRAVNVLRQLLDMGIESTRLTATGLAYLNPIYPNTSAEYRAKNRRVEFVLEKRVTGN from the coding sequence ATGAGCGAAGATTACGAGAGCATCCTGGGCATCCACGAAGAGGAGGATGATTCCGGTCAGGAATGGTTGACAACCTTTGCCGACCTGGCCTTGCTCCTGCTCGTCTTTTTTGTGTTGCTTTACTCCATGTCCACCATCGATACGGAGAAATTCTCCAAAACATTTTCGTCAGTGACCCAGGCGCTGCAGGGCAAGCTCGAGCAGGTTTCCACCAGCCGCATCACCCAGGAGGAAGCCGGGGTGCTCATTGATCAGGCCATCATGCGTCGCCAGATCGTCGAGTCGCAACGCAAGGTGTTCGCCGAGGTCAAGACCCTGCAAACCAAGAAGGGTGTGGAGGGCGTGGTTTCGGCCAATTTCGAGGACGGGGTCATCACCCTGCGGGTGCCGGGGGATGTCATGTTCGCTTCGGGACAAGTGGCCCTTTCGCCCCGGGGCGTTGAGGTGGTCGCTGCGCTGAAGGATTTCTTCATCAAGCATCGCGACCAGAACATCAAGATTATCGGGTACACGGACAACATCAACCCAAGCAAGAACTCCCGTTTTGTGGATAACTGGGAAATCTCCGCCTTGCGCGCAGTCAACGTGCTTCGTCAACTGTTGGACATGGGCATTGAATCCACCCGGCTGACCGCCACGGGATTGGCCTATCTCAACCCCATTTATCCGAACACGTCTGCGGAGTATCGTGCCAAAAATCGGCGGGTGGAGTTCGTGCTTGAAAAACGGGTCACCGGCAATTAG
- a CDS encoding purine-nucleoside phosphorylase, translating into MKYHEKVHQSAAYIQEKLGKIQVGSAGLVTGTGLGGLTSAIKNAKSLFYREIPGFPVSTVDSHTGRLLVGTVEDAPIVALHGRHHLYEGFDARQATHAVRTLGELGVGVLILTNAAGALNPSFAVGSPMLIEDHINFTGTTPLRGDNHALWGERFPDMCEVYDSRLRRLAVDKALALGIRLERGVYMQVMGPNMETPAETRMYRAMGADAIGMSTCMEAIAARHMGMRLLGISCLTNKNLPDCMQEAPLKTVISRAEEASSTMTALIAAILKEIRDLTDEA; encoded by the coding sequence ATGAAATACCATGAGAAGGTACATCAGTCTGCCGCATACATACAGGAAAAGCTAGGCAAAATTCAAGTCGGGAGTGCGGGCCTCGTCACCGGCACCGGGCTGGGCGGACTGACCAGCGCCATCAAGAACGCAAAAAGCCTTTTCTACAGAGAGATTCCCGGATTCCCGGTTTCCACCGTGGACAGCCACACGGGACGCCTGCTGGTCGGCACCGTCGAGGACGCCCCGATCGTCGCCCTGCACGGCCGCCACCATCTCTACGAAGGATTCGACGCCAGACAGGCGACCCACGCAGTGCGCACCTTGGGCGAACTGGGCGTGGGCGTGCTGATCCTGACCAACGCGGCCGGTGCGCTAAACCCCTCCTTTGCCGTGGGCTCGCCCATGCTCATTGAAGACCACATCAACTTCACCGGCACCACTCCGCTACGCGGCGACAACCACGCCCTCTGGGGAGAGCGCTTCCCGGACATGTGCGAAGTCTATGACTCGAGGCTGCGCCGACTTGCCGTGGATAAAGCGCTGGCGCTGGGCATCCGGCTTGAGAGGGGGGTGTACATGCAGGTCATGGGGCCGAACATGGAAACCCCGGCCGAAACGCGCATGTACCGGGCCATGGGCGCGGACGCCATCGGCATGTCCACCTGCATGGAGGCCATCGCCGCCCGGCACATGGGCATGCGCCTGCTCGGAATCTCCTGCCTGACCAACAAGAATCTGCCCGACTGCATGCAGGAGGCGCCCCTGAAAACCGTCATCTCCCGGGCCGAGGAAGCATCCTCGACCATGACCGCGCTGATTGCTGCGATCCTAAAGGAAATCCGAGACTTGACCGATGAGGCTTGA
- a CDS encoding LytS/YhcK type 5TM receptor domain-containing protein: MQAEQLIITLAERFGLLVGAVFLLLVITPVQRFGFARTSTRNRTLLLTVFFGLFGILGTYTGNSVFQSVANLRAMAVITGGLFGGPVVGIGAGLIAGGHRILFDLNGFSAVPCGMATFLEGLVAGCIAARLGGRAMSWKIAAPLALVGESLHMGLVLLLSRPYGDAVELVKLIAPPMIVINAFGAAIFVELINVFFHSREQRDSLHAQQILDIANLTVSHLRSGLNLDSALQTALIIHGRVQTAAVAITDTRDVLAHVGAGSDHHLSGRSIHTEATREVIRTGQARYIEDQTAIGCDVPDCPNTCAIIIPLTKAGQIVGTLKFYGSKAVPLNNTLFELGKGLGKLFSTQLELEDLRIKENMLAHAEIRRLQAQINPHFLFNSLNTIGSFCRTNAEKARELLLDLSLYMRKNLDSSRGFIPLSEELDQVRSYLAIEQARFGERIAVGWDIDGACAGWPIPPLIIQPLVENSVKHGILSRSDGGTVIINAWLDADRLRICVTDDGSGMDDALVDSLLEKSALTEQGGMDSCRAGIGIRNCASRLEQIYGPECLLEICSRPGQGTRVSFSIPRMPLRVAT, translated from the coding sequence GTGCAAGCCGAGCAACTCATCATCACCCTTGCAGAGCGCTTCGGGCTGCTGGTTGGCGCAGTCTTCCTGCTGCTTGTCATCACTCCGGTCCAGCGTTTCGGCTTTGCGCGGACATCGACTAGAAACCGGACGTTGTTGCTGACGGTTTTTTTTGGCCTCTTCGGCATCCTCGGGACCTACACCGGCAACTCGGTGTTCCAGTCCGTGGCCAATCTTCGCGCCATGGCGGTCATCACTGGCGGGCTGTTCGGCGGGCCTGTGGTCGGCATCGGGGCCGGGCTCATAGCCGGTGGGCATCGCATCCTTTTCGACCTGAATGGTTTCAGCGCCGTGCCCTGCGGGATGGCTACGTTTCTGGAAGGTCTTGTGGCCGGTTGCATCGCCGCCAGGCTCGGAGGCCGGGCCATGAGCTGGAAAATCGCCGCCCCGCTGGCCCTGGTGGGGGAGTCTCTGCACATGGGGCTTGTGTTGCTCCTGTCTCGGCCTTATGGCGACGCCGTGGAGCTGGTCAAGCTTATCGCTCCGCCCATGATCGTCATCAACGCCTTTGGCGCGGCGATCTTTGTCGAATTGATCAACGTATTTTTTCACAGCAGGGAGCAGCGCGACTCGCTTCATGCCCAGCAGATTCTGGATATCGCGAACCTGACCGTCAGCCATCTGCGCTCCGGGCTGAACCTGGACTCCGCGTTGCAGACCGCCCTGATCATCCACGGTCGGGTCCAAACCGCAGCCGTGGCCATCACCGACACACGCGATGTGCTGGCCCATGTGGGCGCGGGGAGCGACCACCATCTCTCCGGCAGATCCATTCATACCGAGGCCACCCGCGAGGTCATAAGGACCGGCCAGGCCCGGTATATCGAAGACCAGACGGCCATAGGGTGCGACGTGCCCGACTGTCCGAACACCTGCGCCATCATCATCCCCCTGACCAAGGCCGGGCAGATCGTAGGTACCCTCAAATTTTACGGCAGCAAGGCTGTTCCCTTGAATAACACTCTGTTTGAGCTGGGCAAGGGGCTGGGCAAGCTCTTCTCCACCCAACTGGAGCTTGAGGACCTGCGCATCAAGGAGAACATGCTGGCTCATGCCGAGATCCGCCGTCTTCAGGCCCAGATCAATCCCCACTTCCTGTTCAATTCCCTGAATACCATCGGTTCGTTTTGCCGTACCAATGCGGAGAAGGCCCGCGAATTGCTCCTCGACCTGTCGCTCTACATGCGCAAGAACCTTGATTCCAGTCGGGGATTCATTCCCTTGTCCGAAGAATTGGATCAGGTGCGCTCCTATCTGGCCATCGAGCAGGCGCGTTTTGGGGAGCGCATCGCTGTAGGCTGGGATATCGACGGGGCCTGCGCCGGTTGGCCCATCCCGCCCCTGATCATCCAGCCGCTGGTGGAAAACAGCGTCAAGCATGGTATCCTGAGCCGAAGCGACGGCGGCACGGTGATCATCAACGCCTGGCTGGACGCGGATCGGCTGCGTATATGCGTCACTGACGACGGCAGCGGCATGGACGACGCACTGGTGGATTCGCTGCTGGAAAAATCTGCCCTGACCGAGCAGGGCGGGATGGATTCCTGCCGCGCCGGTATCGGCATCCGTAATTGCGCCTCCCGTCTGGAGCAGATCTACGGTCCAGAGTGCCTTCTGGAAATCTGCAGTCGCCCCGGACAAGGGACGCGGGTCAGTTTTTCCATACCCAGAATGCCGTTGAGAGTGGCAACCTAA
- a CDS encoding LytR/AlgR family response regulator transcription factor has translation MPKSDSPCSSALSAKRGSGAGMIRAVIVDDEPPALDELAYLLSRFPDIEVAAAAESGREAVEAIVRVRPDLVFLDIEMPGMNGFQVLHELMVRGRPPLVVFATAFDEHAIRAFEENTVDYILKPIALERLGKTMERVRMLLDRPQRCEGDGSLESLLARVGLFPCGGTGIVRIAAEDEGRNILLTPDEVLYFNSQDRRVLAHTAEAAYPCGPGISLEKLEERLSCFDFFRVNRSDLINLSFVRSFAPWHSGKYVITMRYRDATEIVLSKSRVRQFRAALGI, from the coding sequence ATGCCCAAATCCGACTCCCCCTGCTCAAGCGCACTTTCCGCCAAGCGCGGTAGCGGTGCTGGCATGATCCGCGCCGTGATCGTGGACGACGAACCGCCTGCGCTGGACGAGTTGGCGTATCTGCTCTCCCGTTTCCCGGATATTGAGGTCGCGGCTGCAGCCGAGTCTGGTCGTGAGGCTGTGGAGGCCATCGTGCGGGTGCGCCCGGACTTGGTCTTTCTGGATATCGAGATGCCCGGCATGAACGGGTTTCAGGTGCTGCACGAGCTGATGGTCCGTGGCCGTCCTCCGCTGGTGGTCTTTGCCACCGCCTTTGACGAACACGCCATTCGGGCCTTTGAGGAAAATACGGTGGACTACATTCTCAAGCCCATCGCCCTTGAGCGCCTCGGCAAGACCATGGAGCGGGTGCGCATGCTCCTGGATCGTCCCCAACGCTGCGAAGGAGACGGAAGTCTGGAAAGCCTGTTGGCCAGGGTGGGGCTTTTCCCATGCGGGGGCACGGGGATCGTGCGTATCGCGGCTGAGGATGAGGGGCGCAATATCTTGCTGACGCCCGACGAGGTGCTCTATTTCAACTCTCAAGACCGGCGGGTGTTGGCCCATACCGCTGAGGCGGCGTATCCCTGCGGTCCGGGAATCTCGTTGGAAAAACTTGAAGAACGGCTCTCCTGTTTCGATTTTTTCCGGGTGAACCGATCCGACCTGATCAACTTGAGCTTTGTCCGAAGCTTTGCCCCCTGGCACAGCGGCAAATACGTGATCACCATGCGCTATCGTGATGCCACGGAGATCGTGCTGAGCAAGAGTCGGGTCAGGCAATTCAGGGCGGCCCTGGGCATCTAG
- a CDS encoding motility protein A, whose translation MDIVTLLGLTVGLSLIIGAIVIGGAVDVFINVPGMMIVFGGTLASIMVAFPFEEVIQGFNAGFKMFVQRKTKVRDVVNIMVKVAEISRREGLVALENVQTENMVLKKSCQLIADNADPALIRTTLAIEISSMRRRHQVGQDVFKRLAALAPAFGMMGTLIGLVQMLSMLDDPKSIGPAMAVALLTTFYGSAMSTLIFIPMAAKLKARTLQEQLHLEVIFEGAKSILENNNPRLVYEKLSSFLAPHERETR comes from the coding sequence ATGGATATCGTGACGCTACTTGGCCTCACCGTTGGATTGTCACTCATCATCGGCGCCATCGTCATCGGCGGGGCTGTCGATGTCTTTATCAATGTTCCCGGCATGATGATCGTTTTCGGCGGAACGCTGGCCTCCATCATGGTGGCTTTCCCGTTTGAAGAGGTCATACAGGGCTTCAACGCCGGGTTCAAGATGTTCGTGCAGCGCAAGACCAAGGTTCGCGACGTGGTCAACATCATGGTCAAGGTTGCCGAGATCAGCCGCCGCGAGGGGTTGGTGGCTCTGGAGAATGTCCAGACCGAAAACATGGTCCTCAAGAAATCCTGCCAGCTCATTGCGGACAACGCCGACCCGGCATTGATCCGTACCACCCTGGCCATCGAGATAAGTTCCATGCGCAGACGACACCAGGTGGGACAGGACGTGTTCAAGCGTCTTGCGGCCCTGGCCCCGGCCTTCGGAATGATGGGAACCCTCATCGGCCTGGTGCAGATGCTTTCCATGCTTGATGATCCAAAGTCCATCGGTCCGGCCATGGCCGTGGCCCTGCTGACGACCTTCTACGGCAGCGCCATGTCAACCCTGATCTTCATACCCATGGCTGCCAAACTCAAGGCCAGGACGCTGCAGGAGCAATTGCACCTTGAGGTTATTTTTGAAGGCGCCAAATCCATTCTTGAGAATAACAACCCGAGGCTCGTTTACGAAAAATTGTCCTCTTTCCTGGCTCCGCACGAGCGCGAGACACGCTGA
- a CDS encoding single-stranded DNA-binding protein, with amino-acid sequence MAGSLNKVILIGRLGRDPELSYTPNGQARARFSIATDEGYRDRQTGQKVERTEWHNIVAWRQTAEFCGNYLGKGRLVLVEGKLQTRKWQDQNTGQDRYMTEIVADNVQGLDRAPDGQAGGYQQQGQGQGGYQQNNAQQGQQGGYQQQGAAQGQRNQTRKQEPEEDLGPAFPSEASGMDDVPF; translated from the coding sequence ATGGCTGGCAGCTTGAATAAAGTGATCCTCATAGGCCGCCTCGGGCGCGACCCGGAACTGTCCTATACGCCCAACGGACAGGCTCGGGCGAGATTTTCCATCGCCACCGACGAGGGGTATCGGGATCGGCAGACCGGCCAGAAAGTTGAGCGCACCGAGTGGCACAACATTGTGGCCTGGAGACAGACGGCGGAGTTCTGCGGCAATTATCTGGGCAAGGGGCGGCTGGTGCTGGTGGAGGGCAAGTTGCAGACCCGAAAGTGGCAGGATCAGAATACCGGCCAGGACCGCTACATGACCGAGATCGTGGCTGACAACGTGCAGGGCCTTGACCGGGCTCCCGACGGCCAAGCGGGCGGCTACCAGCAGCAGGGCCAAGGCCAGGGCGGCTATCAGCAGAACAATGCACAGCAAGGCCAGCAGGGCGGGTATCAGCAACAGGGGGCCGCCCAGGGCCAGCGGAACCAGACGCGCAAGCAGGAACCCGAGGAGGATCTGGGCCCGGCTTTTCCCTCGGAGGCCAGCGGCATGGACGACGTGCCGTTTTGA
- a CDS encoding biotin/lipoyl-containing protein encodes MLNIKELLDTVKASPYREIVINAPHTGVVEFAGLKKGDRVHGRFGEYKEKPGTLLAHLTREKNKKPLHAPEKGEVGMVRSELEGQFVEAGEPLVTIRHFLTRQEVIELVLQKALYLFRAPERAKYYFVPEVDQKLKVSGKRSVKVREGMELMIVSRMKRETPLSYSGPEGIIYSVYFGRGDNVDEGEPLIGVCPEDQLSVIQDVVARIQSEWEEE; translated from the coding sequence GTGCTGAATATCAAGGAATTGCTCGATACCGTCAAAGCTTCGCCCTATCGCGAGATCGTCATCAATGCCCCGCATACAGGGGTGGTGGAGTTCGCGGGCCTCAAGAAGGGCGACCGCGTCCATGGCCGTTTCGGGGAATACAAGGAAAAGCCCGGAACCCTGCTCGCGCACCTGACCCGCGAGAAGAACAAGAAACCCCTCCACGCCCCAGAGAAGGGCGAGGTCGGGATGGTCCGCTCCGAGCTTGAGGGACAATTCGTCGAGGCCGGCGAACCTTTGGTGACCATCAGACACTTCCTGACCCGTCAGGAGGTCATTGAGCTGGTTCTGCAAAAGGCGCTGTACCTCTTCCGTGCTCCAGAGCGGGCCAAGTATTATTTTGTGCCTGAGGTGGACCAGAAGCTCAAGGTTTCGGGAAAGCGCTCGGTCAAGGTGCGCGAAGGCATGGAGCTGATGATCGTTTCCCGCATGAAGCGCGAGACACCGCTTTCATACTCCGGCCCCGAAGGCATCATCTATTCCGTGTATTTCGGTCGGGGCGACAACGTTGATGAAGGCGAACCCCTCATCGGCGTTTGTCCCGAGGACCAGCTTTCCGTCATTCAGGACGTGGTCGCCCGCATCCAGAGCGAGTGGGAAGAGGAGTGA
- a CDS encoding PilZ domain-containing protein, producing MGFDLDIPSGDDQLRKAFRTKVPGLTARFPSLDMIFEVKDLSATGFAVLDPAKGFKEGQAIDVDLLINKKLFLAAAAAQVMRVLDNGIVGINFLDLERQKQVKLDKLVLEVQKRLIELRKKQREQEG from the coding sequence ATGGGCTTCGACTTAGACATACCAAGCGGCGACGATCAGCTCCGCAAGGCTTTCCGAACCAAGGTTCCCGGCCTGACCGCCCGGTTTCCGTCCCTTGACATGATATTCGAGGTCAAGGACCTGAGCGCCACGGGATTCGCCGTTCTTGATCCCGCCAAGGGGTTCAAGGAAGGACAGGCCATAGACGTTGACCTGCTCATCAACAAAAAGCTCTTTCTCGCAGCCGCCGCGGCCCAGGTGATGCGTGTGCTCGACAACGGCATTGTGGGCATCAACTTCCTGGACCTGGAGCGCCAGAAGCAGGTCAAGCTCGACAAGCTCGTGCTCGAGGTGCAAAAGCGGCTCATCGAATTGCGAAAGAAGCAGCGCGAACAGGAAGGCTGA